AGGCTGTATGGTGATGGCTCGGACGGCCCTGCTGGTCAGGGTGAGCGGTCGAGGGGCTTTGATCTGGATAGCAAGGTACAATTGTTCGAAACTGTGATCCGGGGACTGGGTATGACATCCCCCTTCATGACTTATCAATCTGTCACATGTGCTCGACTTCTGGCTTTTCATATCCTCCCGCTAAATTGCTTTAGGTGGATTGCTCAGTGCCCATCTTTTCGCCGTCGGCGAGCTACCCATCATCGGATACGAGCCATCGGAACGAGAGGCCGCCTTTGCCAGCGCTTGGGATAAAAGTATGTTTATAGAATGTGACCACGGCATTCGATGGTCCAATGGCTTTGTTTATGATGGCCAACTACTTCGACTTGCTGTGGATCTGGCCCACCGTTTGCTTCCCGCATTCTACACAGAGACGGGCCTTCCCTACCCTCGGGTCAACCTACGCCACGGGATCCCATTCTACGAGAATGCGCCTTTAAATCTGAAGGCACGAGATGCTGAGGGCAAGCGCAAATCTAAAACTACGGCATCTGAGCCCGCTGAAACTTGTAGCGCTGGTGCAGGTAGTCTGGTCCTTGAATTGACCGTCTTGAGCCGACTCACTGGTGATGGGCGGTATGAGGACCTGGGTAAGAGGGCTTTTTGGGCAGTCTGGAACCGCCGGAGTGACATCGGACTACTTGGATTTGGCATTGATGTGGAGTCTGGGAAATGGGTTGGACCATGGGCCGGAGTAAGCAGGATTTCTTTTGACAGGTACAAGCATGAACTAATTGTCAGTAGATCGGCGCCGGTATTGACAGCTTCTACGAGTATGCCGTCAAAGCTCATGTTCTTCTCTCTGAGGGCGAGCGTCTGCCTTTCAACCCAGACAGCCCTTGGGCGGCATTGGACTCGTACTATACTCCTCTGACGGACTACCAGAATACCGCCGAGGCCTTCCGACAAGTTTGGGAAGAATCGCACACCGCAATCAACCGTCACCTATTCCGAGGTGAAGGTTATCAACATCCCCACCTTATTGTGGGAGATGTGATCACCGGTGCCACGAGAGCGTTTTGGATCGATAGCCTAAGCGCTTTCTATCCAGGAGTTCTTGCCCTGGATGGAAAGCTAGACGAAGCTATTCAGATTCATCTGCTGACTACTGCCATTTGGACACGCTACTCGGGCATCCCTGAGCGATGGAATGTGGCTACTGGTGACATTGACAACGGTATGCCATGGTATGGAGGTCGGCCCGAGTTCATCGAGTCCAATTACTACATTTATCGCGCAACTCAAGATCCTTGGTATCTGCATGTTGGAGAGATGGTTCTCAGCGACCTTAAGCGGCGTTGCTGGACCAAGTGTGGCTGGGCTGGTATTCGGAATGTTCTGACTGGCGAGCTCATTGACCGGATGGAGAGTTTCTTCATTGGAGAGACAGCCAAATACCTCTATCTGCTATTTGACCAGGACCATCCATTGAACAAGATCGATGCACCGTGGGTTTTCAACACCGAAGGCCATCCTCTCATTATTCCGAGAAAACCGGCATCTGCGCCTCGCCAGCAGCAAAATCCACCTCAGGGCCAGGACATCGCCGGGGGAGTATGTCAAATCATTCCTTCTCCATTCTTCGGTGTGTCCTCCACTGCATCCCGAACAGACATATTCCATGCTGCCAACTTGGCACGGCTGGATCTGATGCCTGACCGAGGAGTGGCCGCAGGCCCTATTTTGCAAGACTCTCCTGGACATCAAAGTGTTTTTGTGTCTGACCTTTTATCACCAACCAACTATACATTCTACCCATGGACGCTGCCACCTCAACTGGTCCCATTCAATGCCACCAGCGCGCCGATGGCCGTTCGGCCCACCCTCGACATCTCTTTCCCATCACTCCCAGGCGGGGTAAACATGGGACCTGGAGCGCTGGAACGTGTCCAAGACGGGGTGCTTGTTAAAACAATTGGAGGACTCCGATTGAGCATGGTTCAGGATGTACGGTTGGAACCCCCGACGGCTACGACtggggaagaggaagacgGGTACCGGGTACAGGTGATCAACAATGTGCCACTAGGCAAAGATGAGAAGGTATACCTCTCTCGCCAAATCACCTTTGATGTGGTCGATCCGTACGATCCGAACTTCACCCGTGTTCGTGACAACGCCATGCTTGACCTCGTCATTGACGTTCTCCCAGAGCCCTCTCGCCGACGTAATGATTCGGCTCATCCACGAGATGAAGAAACTCAACCAGAGAGTCCACGCCCGCCAGAGCCCCGTCTCGCAGGCCACGGCCCCGCCTCCTCTGTCGACGATGCCGCAATTGTCGACTCCCCGGACTCAACAGTAAGAGCCATGCTATCGTCTCTGATGCACTCGGTGTCCTCATTGCTTCACAACGAACCCACCGAACCTGCTCCACTCAGGTTGACTCTCCCCGCTGCCATCTCTTCCGGCATCGGGGCTAGCCCGCTTCCAGATATTGAAGATGCAGTTACTATGTCCTTGCTCGGCGACCCTGCCACAGACCGCCTGTCGTGGTCAAATATTTATTTTGCCGGCGAGCTCTGCAACAAGGGAATCTCCCGTGAGGTCGCCCATACCCACGAAGTCCTTGTTATCAAACGTGGCAGCTGCACCTTCTCGGAAAAGCTCCGCAACATCCCCGCATACCGACCAACGCGATCCGCGCTGAAGCTAGTTGTTGTCGTTTCATATGATGACATTCCACCACCCGACTTTCACGGGCAGAAGAGTGAATCAACGGATCAATCTGGGTCTCGCTCTGCCCTCGCCGCCGTCCGCGCCGAGCCCACTCTCATCCGTCCATACCTCGATGAAGCCCAAATGACAGCCAGCGGCATTCCGCGAAACTACCTCATCGGCATGGTCATGGTCGGCGGCGGAGATGAAACATACGAACTCCTGCGCCATGCAAGCGGCATCGGAGTCAAGAGACGATATAGCATGCGCTCCCGCGGCGTCCCAATCACGAATTTACACATTGTTTGAATGTTCAGCAGATATACTATACCATTTTGGAAGACTCTCGAATCGCTTGTGGCGCTTGTTTCATGTTTCGCAGATGTACATAGGTCCAGACGTGTATAGTCAAACCTCCGGTTCATCGATAACCGAGCTGGATTCATTTGATCACAAATCTACATTCACCATCCAACCCTAGTTCTAAACATATTTCACGCCTTTCAACTCAACAGCCTCGATCTATCCTCCATCTCAACCTGAATCTTTCTCCCCAGACTCAACCGCCCTCCTAGCCCGCCATCTCGGGACTAACCCTCTCATCCCTCATCCTCCGATCAAGATCATCCATAGAAACCCACTCGCTCAAAATCAACGTCAACAATCTACGCCCTGACAAACCCCCACAACAGGCAAATCCACCCCAAACTCAACCACCAGCAAGTTGCTTTATCATCTCAGTCTCACAGTGTAAGATCAAATCACATCTCCCACCTAACAAGTTCAACTGCGGTCAGTTCGATGGTCTTTCCATCCGGGTTTCTTCCCTCGCCCAAATTCCTCACAGGAACGATCTGTAAAAGATGAGGTGCTGTCCCACGCAGAGTCATCCAATCCCACATCGCTAAAGAGCTGCTTGGGCCACTCATTATTACCACTCTCCACACCACAGATTCCCAAGAAGGTTGAAAGTGTAGAGTATCTCCATGTCTGTAAATTCAATTTCTGGGGAGGATTAAGTCTGCAGAAGTGTGACCTGGCTATGTTCATTGGGTTCAATCTCTTTAGGATTCGCTGCATCTAGAACTATAGTGAACAAGGCAAGATGCTTATTTCCTTGGGTTCCTCTACCTATGCCACTTTTCGATTCTTCATTTCTTCAATTCTTCGATTGTTCGATTGTTCGATCTATCATCTAACGCAAAGACAGTGAGATGGGTTCATAACTCCAACGTCTGTAGAATTGGATGGGGGACAAAGAAACGCAATCGCAGCTAAAAGCGTATGCATCTGCCCTGTACGGACTCTTGACGCATTCCAACCTCTTCTCGTCTCCCTTCAATATCTAAATACAGACAATACTTCATGATCGTCATCAGGGGAAAAACAAATGCCTTCCGACCCAACCATCCTCCAACCAGCAGAAAGACACACCCAAGTCCCAATCCCCCCGCCAATCACAAAACCACCTCAATACCCAGATTACCTCTACTTCGCCTACGGCTCCAACCTCTCCCCATCTCAAATGAAAGCCCGCTGCCGTATAAACCCTACCCACTCCGCCACCCCGGTAGCGATCGCAATCCTCCCACAATGGCGCTGGTTAATCTGCGAAGCGGGCTACGCAAACGTTCTCCCACCGCCTGGTCGACGCGTCGCGAATCAAGACTCCGAGACCGCACAGAAGATCCCTATTTCTGGGTCCGAAGATGCGGTCTACGGCGTTCTTTACCAGATGGATGTTGGCGATGAGAGGATTCTGGATGGTTATGAGGGCGTTGATACAGGTGCTGCTGGTGCGGGAGCTGAGGATGGTGTGCCCGTGTCGATCAGGCCTCGAGTGCAGGGAGATGGGTCTTATAATAAGTGGGTTGTTGAGGCGGATGTTGTGATGTGGGTTGGATGGGACGGAGGGGGTTAGGGCGGGGCTGGAGGATGAGGGGAAGGTACCGGTGTTGGTTTATGTTGATGAGACTTGTGTTAGGCTGGCTGGGCCCAAGTTTGAGTACATTGCAAGGATGAATCGGGCGATTCGGGAGTCTGTAGCTTTGGGAGTTCCCGCGGAATGGGTGGAGGATGTTATGAGGAAGGTCATTCCTAGGGAGTAAAATTACTAGATTTGATATATTGATGAGATGGATGCATATAGAAGCCTTGTCAATCCTTAGTCACGTCGGGGTAATTGCTAGACGGCTACTCTAGATACAATAAGTGAGATTAGCCAGTTTAAACAAAGATCAAGTTGCATTGATAAGAAAGCTATTTGTCTATGGGATATTATCCGGACAGCTCTGCGCCAGCTGTAGCGGGTGCCGTCGACCAGCGAAACGGGGATCCAGACTCAAAGTTCGAGTCAGTTGTTTGATTGGGCCCGGGAGGAGCGGATGACAGACGCTCACCGCAAGATCGGGTGTGGTCGGGCTTTTGAAAGGATGGGGTCATTATAATCGGCAGTTGGGATCATCGCAGAAAGAAATgagaggttttttttttcgaggCGGTTTAATTTAAGCCTGGCCAGAGAGGAGAGTGTAAACCGGCGCAGGGAGCTTGTCGCGTCCGTGCAAGAACTCCAGttcgaggaggaagatgaagccgAGGAGCTCGCCGCCCATCTTCTGAATCAGCTCACCACCGGCCTTGGCGGAGCCACCTTAAAATAGGGTTTCAGTATGAAGCATCCACTTGGAGGTTCTCATCGCATACCAGTAGCAATAATGTCGTCAATGACGAGGACCTTCTGGCCGGGCTTGATAGAATCGGCCTGCATCTGGAAGAAATCCTGACCATACTCCTTCTCGTAGCCCTGAGTCTCACAAGGACCGGGGAGCTTGCCCTGCTTGCGCACGGGGACGAAGCTGGCACCTAGACGCAGCGCCAGGCTGGGACCCATCAGGAAGCCACGGGCCTCGAGACCGACAATGACATCGGGCTTCTGGCCACCGTGGTTGGCGATGATGTGAAGTTCCAGGGAGCGGATCAGGGCCTCATGCAAAGAAGGATCGGCGAAAATAGGCAGGATGTCCTCGAACAAGATTCCCGGAGAGGGGAAATCCGGGAACTGGCGTAGGGCGGCACGCAGTCTTACCTTAAGACTGGCGAGTTCGGCGGCGCTGGTGGCATCGGAGGCGGGGAGTCCGACTTTGGAGGCATCTGGGAGAGTGGAAGACATGATGatgaaaggaagagaagaagagggggGGAGAGGTCTAGAAGTAAAAGGgttttttaaaaaattgCCAAAAATATttggagggggaaaaaaaggaaatggGTAAAATTACAGATAAAAGCAGATTATCGGGTTCCTTACCCCTCAGGTCTAGATCGTTACTGGTTTTTTACCTCTGAAGTATTTTTATATACCACTTTTCAATGACAGGCATGTTATAAATTCATTTGTTTTATTTGTTTTTTGGTATATTCACGACTCTTTTCATGTCAGATAGATACATATATAGAGTATGGATTCAAATCTCTACTCCAGGTACAACTCAGCGATCAAATCTCACTCACAGACTGTGGTCACGCAATTGTATAGTCCTCTAGAACACAGGTAAAACTACCGTACTGACTATTAGTATACTGACTATACTTATGTTTAACATACATGTACAAAGCACAGAGTAGCTTGTAGATATACCCAACCAGGGTCAGATCTGCAAAGACCCTAGTTAAGCCCCGTGAACCTAGTGCTCCGTCCCCTCATCGTC
Above is a genomic segment from Penicillium digitatum chromosome 3, complete sequence containing:
- a CDS encoding Butirosin biosynthesis, BtrG-like, coding for MPSDPTILQPAERHTQVPIPPPITKPPQYPDYLYFAYGSNLSPSQMKARCRINPTHSATPVAIAILPQWRWLICEAGYANVLPPPGRRVANQDSETAQKIPISGSEDAVYGVLYQMDVGDERILDGYEGVDTGAAGAGAEDGVPVSIRPRVQGDGSYNKWVVEADVVMWVGWDGGG
- a CDS encoding ER glycosyl hydrolase (Edem), putative, whose protein sequence is MFNLRSAWMVVWAILLWLAVVHGMRNSQVKELRQETERMFFHGFENYLQYAFPEDELRALTCGPLVRDEKNPENNDVLGNYSLTLIDSLSTLAILSSSPDSGERALAHFQNGVEGFVRLYGDGSDGPAGQGERSRGFDLDSKVQLFETVIRGLGGLLSAHLFAVGELPIIGYEPSEREAAFASAWDKSMFIECDHGIRWSNGFVYDGQLLRLAVDLAHRLLPAFYTETGLPYPRVNLRHGIPFYENAPLNLKARDAEGKRKSKTTASEPAETCSAGAGSLVLELTVLSRLTGDGRYEDLGKRAFWAVWNRRSDIGLLGFGIDVESGKWVGPWAGIGAGIDSFYEYAVKAHVLLSEGERLPFNPDSPWAALDSYYTPLTDYQNTAEAFRQVWEESHTAINRHLFRGEGYQHPHLIVGDVITGATRAFWIDSLSAFYPGVLALDGKLDEAIQIHLLTTAIWTRYSGIPERWNVATGDIDNGMPWYGGRPEFIESNYYIYRATQDPWYLHVGEMVLSDLKRRCWTKCGWAGIRNVLTGELIDRMESFFIGETAKYLYLLFDQDHPLNKIDAPWVFNTEGHPLIIPRKPASAPRQQQNPPQGQDIAGGVCQIIPSPFFGVSSTASRTDIFHAANLARLDLMPDRGVAAGPILQDSPGHQSVFVSDLLSPTNYTFYPWTLPPQLVPFNATSAPMAVRPTLDISFPSLPGGVNMGPGALERVQDGVLVKTIGGLRLSMVQDVRLEPPTATTGEEEDGYRVQVINNVPLGKDEKVYLSRQITFDVVDPYDPNFTRVRDNAMLDLVIDVLPEPSRRRNDSAHPRDEETQPESPRPPEPRLAGHGPASSVDDAAIVDSPDSTVRAMLSSLMHSVSSLLHNEPTEPAPLRLTLPAAISSGIGASPLPDIEDAVTMSLLGDPATDRLSWSNIYFAGELCNKGISREVAHTHEVLVIKRGSCTFSEKLRNIPAYRPTRSALKLVVVVSYDDIPPPDFHGQKSESTDQSGSRSALAAVRAEPTLIRPYLDEAQMTASGIPRNYLIGMVMVGGGDETYELLRHASGIGVKRRYSMRSRGVPITNLHIV
- a CDS encoding Phosphoribosyltransferase, producing MSSTLPDASKVGLPASDATSAAELASLKVRLRAALRQFPDFPSPGILFEDILPIFADPSLHEALIRSLELHIIANHGGQKPDVIVGLEARGFLMGPSLALRLGASFVPVRKQGKLPGPCETQGYEKEYGQDFFQMQADSIKPGQKVLVIDDIIATGGSAKAGGELIQKMGGELLGFIFLLELEFLHGRDKLPAPVYTLLSGQA